A stretch of the Streptosporangium sp. NBC_01755 genome encodes the following:
- a CDS encoding DUF952 domain-containing protein has protein sequence MTILHLALASDWDAARRTGEYRVSTIGRTLDEEGFIHACASHEQLRGVVERFYSDVTAPLVLLSVDPRGLDVRMEVPADSSEAFPHIYGPLPVTAVTSVLPFAPPGLDPHHPRDADQATAPRREP, from the coding sequence ATGACCATCCTGCATCTGGCCCTGGCCTCCGACTGGGACGCCGCCCGGCGAACGGGGGAGTACCGCGTCTCCACCATCGGCCGCACCCTCGACGAAGAGGGCTTCATCCACGCCTGCGCGAGCCACGAACAGCTACGCGGCGTCGTGGAGCGCTTCTACAGCGACGTCACCGCCCCCCTCGTACTGCTCAGCGTCGACCCGCGCGGGCTGGACGTGCGCATGGAAGTGCCCGCCGACTCCTCCGAGGCGTTCCCGCACATCTACGGGCCGCTGCCGGTCACCGCGGTGACCTCCGTCCTGCCGTTCGCCCCACCCGGCCTCGACCCGCACCACCCGCGCGACGCCGACCAGGCCACAGCGCCCCGAAGGGAGCCGTGA
- a CDS encoding DUF6262 family protein: MNALSAAARRKSEAKVQAAEAAIKRLLRKGAPVTFQAVQREAGVSHSFLYGHQVLRRRIEQLRQRSTPVRAVVADESDKGGTADNVVLALTAEITRLKSAHRQEVAGLRQALERAHGENLILRRELTYRGWSGSPPAE; this comes from the coding sequence ATCAATGCTCTCAGCGCGGCGGCCCGGCGCAAGTCCGAGGCAAAGGTGCAGGCGGCCGAGGCGGCCATCAAGCGTCTGCTCAGGAAGGGCGCGCCGGTGACGTTTCAGGCTGTGCAGCGGGAGGCGGGGGTTTCTCATTCGTTTCTGTACGGCCACCAGGTTCTGCGGCGGCGTATCGAGCAACTTCGCCAGCGCTCCACACCGGTGCGGGCGGTCGTCGCGGATGAGTCCGATAAGGGTGGTACTGCGGACAATGTGGTTCTCGCTTTGACGGCGGAGATCACCCGGCTGAAAAGCGCTCATCGCCAGGAGGTGGCCGGGCTGCGTCAGGCGTTGGAGCGGGCGCACGGTGAGAACTTGATCCTGCGCCGGGAGTTGACGTATCGCGGCTGGAGCGGGTCGCCGCCGGCTGAGTAG
- a CDS encoding GNAT family N-acetyltransferase, translated as MLKPSYPIRTDRLILRPYTPADLDALHAIQSLPQVARYLYWEPRDREQAGEALQTKIAQTALLEEGQILTLAVELAATGELLGDGMLIWHSRTHRSGEIGYVFHPAHHGKGYATETGLALLELGFDGLDLHRIIGRLDARNEASARVLEKLGMRREAHLVDNEMVKGEWTSELDYAILQQEWRARR; from the coding sequence ATGCTGAAGCCCTCCTACCCCATCCGAACCGACCGCCTGATCCTGCGCCCCTACACCCCGGCCGACCTCGACGCCCTGCACGCCATCCAGTCGCTCCCGCAGGTGGCCCGCTACCTGTACTGGGAACCACGCGACCGGGAACAGGCCGGCGAGGCACTGCAAACCAAGATCGCACAGACGGCGTTGCTCGAGGAGGGCCAGATCCTGACACTGGCGGTGGAACTGGCCGCCACCGGCGAACTGCTCGGCGACGGCATGCTGATCTGGCACAGCCGCACCCACCGCAGCGGCGAGATCGGCTACGTCTTCCACCCCGCCCACCACGGCAAGGGATACGCCACCGAGACCGGCCTGGCCCTGCTGGAGCTGGGCTTCGACGGCCTCGACCTGCACCGGATCATCGGACGCCTGGACGCCCGCAACGAGGCCTCGGCCCGGGTGCTGGAAAAACTGGGCATGCGCCGCGAGGCACACCTGGTGGACAACGAGATGGTCAAGGGCGAATGGACCAGCGAGCTCGACTACGCGATCCTGCAGCAGGAATGGCGCGCCCGGCGCTGA
- a CDS encoding universal stress protein: MKTFATGATGRITEDPMTCRQSFSRILVGFDGSAAGWAALSWGAWEARSSGAELVVLHAWGDVTRCRSPHVPAWAPTEETDRKAIAETVVSRAVATVRAGYPKLVVRPLLCRDRAARALPRHSDTVCRSRRAGRRARRRPPASLRRRRGRHRSL, encoded by the coding sequence ATGAAGACTTTCGCCACCGGGGCCACGGGACGGATCACGGAGGACCCCATGACATGCCGGCAGTCGTTTTCTCGCATCCTGGTCGGCTTCGATGGTTCGGCCGCCGGGTGGGCGGCATTGAGTTGGGGCGCCTGGGAGGCCCGCAGCAGCGGCGCGGAACTGGTCGTTCTCCACGCATGGGGCGACGTCACGCGGTGTAGATCACCCCATGTGCCCGCCTGGGCGCCCACCGAGGAGACAGATCGGAAGGCGATTGCCGAAACCGTCGTGAGCCGAGCGGTCGCGACGGTCCGCGCCGGGTATCCGAAACTCGTCGTGCGCCCGCTACTCTGCCGTGACAGGGCCGCGCGAGCGCTGCCGCGCCACTCCGACACGGTGTGCCGTTCTCGCCGTGCTGGACGCCGTGCCAGGCGGCGACCTCCTGCAAGCCTACGGAGGCGTCGCGGGAGACATCGGTCCTTGTAG
- a CDS encoding NUDIX hydrolase, whose product MTDVHGPTIRTLDSTVVYTNPWMSVREDRIERPDGSHGIYGVVDQLDFALVLPMENDGFHLVEEYRYPVGRRTWNFPQGGVKDSPSPLVTARTELAQETGLRAASMTHLGRLHNAHGTTGQHFDIFLATGLTAGTPDREDTEQDMRQEWVSRTELERMILCGAITDSGSIAAYTMFLLREAA is encoded by the coding sequence ATGACCGACGTACACGGACCGACGATCCGCACACTCGACTCGACGGTCGTCTACACCAACCCCTGGATGAGCGTGCGCGAGGACCGCATCGAACGCCCCGACGGTTCCCACGGCATCTACGGCGTGGTGGACCAGCTCGACTTCGCCCTCGTCCTGCCCATGGAGAACGACGGTTTCCACCTCGTGGAGGAGTACCGCTACCCGGTGGGACGGCGCACCTGGAACTTCCCCCAGGGCGGGGTCAAGGACAGCCCCTCACCCCTGGTCACGGCGCGCACCGAACTGGCCCAGGAGACCGGCCTGCGAGCCGCCTCGATGACCCACCTGGGCCGCCTGCACAACGCCCACGGCACAACGGGCCAGCACTTCGACATCTTCCTCGCCACCGGCCTGACCGCGGGCACCCCCGACCGCGAGGACACCGAGCAGGACATGCGCCAGGAGTGGGTCTCGCGAACGGAACTGGAGCGGATGATCCTATGCGGCGCCATCACCGACAGCGGCTCGATCGCCGCCTACACCATGTTCCTGCTGCGCGAGGCGGCCTGA